One stretch of Zingiber officinale cultivar Zhangliang chromosome 6B, Zo_v1.1, whole genome shotgun sequence DNA includes these proteins:
- the LOC121992691 gene encoding UDP-glucuronic acid decarboxylase 2-like — MGSELIYRGHDTSAAAEAGAYSPKPEKRLFWFSRPFRYLLREQRLLFVFVGMALATAFFVLAPHSDLPSSSRSYLREDPTRLPSVQRTAIERGSSVGEVPPGLKRKGLRIMVTGGAGFVGSHLVDRLIDRGDSVIVVDNFFTGRKENVVRHFGNPNFELIRHDVVEPLLLEVDQIYHLACPASPVHYKFNPVKTIKTNVVGTLNMLGLAKRVGARFLLTSTSEVYGDPLQHPQVETYWGNVNPIGVRSCYDEGKRTAETLTMDYYRGAQVEVRIARIFNTYGPRMCIDDGRVVSNFVAQALRKEPLTVYGDGKQTRSFQYVSDLVEGLIRLMDSEHIGPFNLGNPGEFTMLELAKVVQDSIDPDAKIEFRPNTEDDPHKRKPDITRAKELLSWEPKVSLQEGLPLMVSDFRKRIFGDHAEFYSMATTTA, encoded by the exons ATGGGCTCTGAGCTCATATACCGCGGCCACGACACCTCGGCGGCGGCGGAAGCCGGTGCGTACTCGCCCAAGCCGGAAAAGAGGCTCTTTTGGTTCTCCCGCCCTTTCCGCTACCTCCTCCGCGAGCAGCGCCTACTCTTTGTGTTCGTAGGCATGGCCCTAGCTACCGCCTTCTTCGTGCTCGCCCCCCACTCCGATTTGCCCTCCTCCAGCAGATCCTACCTCAGGGAGGACCCCACGCGGCTGCCTTCGGTGCAGCGGACGGCGATCGAGAGAGGGTCCTCCGTCGGTGAGGTTCCGCCGGGGCTGAAGCGGAAGGGGCTCCGGATCATGGTCACCGGCGGCGCTGGATTCGTCGGGAGCCATCTGGTGGACCGCTTGATTGATCGAGGGGACAGCGTCATCGTGGTGGACAATTTCTTCACCGGGCGGAAGGAGAACGTGGTTCGCCACTTTGGGAATCCCAACTTCGAGCTCATCCGCCACGATGTCGTGGAGCCGCTCCTCCTGGAAGTCGACCAGATCTACCACCTCGCCTGCCCGGCCTCTCCCGTCCACTACAAGTTCAACCCTGTGAAGACGATC AAGACCAACGTGGTGGGGACTCTGAACATGCTGGGCCTTGCCAAGAGAGTCGGAGCCAGATTCCTCCTCACCAGCACCAGCGAGGTTTACGGTGATCCCTTGCAGCATCCACAAGTCGAGACCTACTGGGGAAATGTTAATCCCATTG GCGTAAGAAGTTGCTATGATGAGGGCAAGCGCACGGCGGAGACTCTAACCATGGATTACTATCGCGGGGCTCAAGTCGAG GTGAGAATTGCTCGGATTTTCAACACATACGGGCCTCGGATGTGCATAGATGACGGACGGGTCGTGAGCAATTTTGTTGCTCAG GCCTTGAGGAAGGAGCCTCTGACTGTCTATGGCGATGGAAAACAAACCAGGAGCTTTCAGTATGTCTCTGATTTG GTGGAAGGCCTCATTAGGCTGATGGATAGTGAGCATATTGGTCCGTTCAACTTAGGAAACCCTGGAGAATTCACCATGTTGGAGCTCGCCAAGGTCGTGCAGGATTCGATAGACCCTGATGCAAAGATAGAGTTCCGACCGAACACAGAAGATGATCCCCACAAGCGCAAACCCGATATCACAAGGGCCAAAGAGCTTCTCAGCTGGGAACCAAAGGTCTCACTCCAGGAAGGCCTTCCGCTTATGGTCTCAGACTTCCGCAAGCGAATATTTGGCGATCACGCTGAGTTCTATTCCATGGCCACCACTACTGCCTAA
- the LOC121992692 gene encoding caffeoylshikimate esterase-like, producing the protein MEVDYQEEYIKNSRGLQLFTCRWLPLSSSPKALVFLCHGYGVECSGFMKGCGIRLATAGFGVFGIDYVGHGKSMGSRAYIKKFEHIVTDCYQFFKSITEVEEYRDKGRFLYGESMGGAVALLLHRRNPTFWDGAVLVAPMCKISEKVKPHPLVVNLLTRVEEIIPKWKIVPAKDVIDSAFKDPIKREQIRSNRLIYQDKPRLKTALELLRTSMELESNLSTVKLPFFVLHGEADTVTDPEVSQALYECAGSADKTIKLYQGMWHGLTSGEPDDNVEAVFADIVGWLDQRSFSRAPEWAENVKEVGLDGSSSVSPAAAGPRRFLCGWKGRTQHHSAM; encoded by the exons ATGGAGGTGGATTATCAAGag GAATACATCAAGAACTCGAGAGGTTTGCAGCTCTTCACATGCAGATGGCTTCCCCTCTCTTCCTCGCCAAAAGCCCTCGTCTTCCTCTGTCACG gatATGGTGTGGAATGCAGTGGGTTCATGAAAG GGTGCGGGATTAGGCTCGCGACTGCCGGATTCGGCGTGTTTGGCATTGACTATGTGGGACATGGGAAGTCTATGGGCtcccgagcctacatcaaaaagTTTGAACACATTGTCACAGATTGCTATCAGTTTTTCAAATCCATCACAG AAGTAGAAGAGTATCGAGATAAGGGTCGATTTTTGTATGGAGAGTCTATGGGCGGAGCAGTGGCACTTCTACTTCACCGGAGGAATCCAACATTTTGGGACGGGGCTGTCCTTGTAGCACCCATGTGTAAA ATATCTGAGAAGGTGAAGCCACATCCATTGGTGGTGAATCTCTTAACTCGCGTGGAGGAGATCATTCCCAAATGGAAAATTGTTCCGGCAAAAGATGTCATCGATTCTGCCTTCAAAGATCCAATCAAGCGTGAACAG ATCAGGAGCAACAGATTGATTTACCAGGACAAGCCTCGCTTGAAGACGGCGTTGGAACTTCTTAGGACTAGCATGGAACTCGAGAGCAATTTGTCCACG GTGAAGCTGCCGTTCTTCGTGCTCCACGGTGAGGCTGACACGGTGACAGACCCGGAGGTGAGCCAGGCGCTGTACGAGTGCGCCGGAAGCGCCGACAAAACCATCAAGCTCTACCAGGGGATGTGGCATGGGCTCACCTCTGGCGAGCCTGATGACAACGTAGAGGCCGTCTTCGCTGACATCGTCGGGTGGCTCGACCAGCGGAGCTTCTCCCGGGCTCCCGAGTGGGCGGAGAACGTGAAAGAAGTGGGGTTGGACGGCAGCAGCTCAGTTTCGCCGGCGGCAGCAGGGCCACGGAGGTTCCTGTGCGGGTGGAAGGGGCGGACGCAGCACCACTCGGCGATGTGA
- the LOC121992694 gene encoding dynein light chain 1, cytoplasmic-like — MADQSKGSVAGAAHATPSPKIVVKSIDMGEKMRVDAIDCARAGFEKHTVAKEVAEYIKKEFDKNYGQTWHCIVGRDFGSYVTHETNHFIYFYVDKIAVLLFKSG; from the exons ATGGCAGACCAGAGCAAGGGCAGCGTCGCTGGGGCGGCTCACGCGACGCCGTCGCCCAAAATCGTCGTCAAGAGCATCGACATGGGCGAGAAGATGCGTGTCGACGCTATCGATTGCGCCCGGGCT GGATTTGAGAAGCACACAGTAGCTAAGGAAGTTGCCGAGTACATCAAGAAGGAATTTGATAAGAATTACGGGCAAACTTGGCATTGCATTGTTGGTCGCGACTTCG GATCCTATGTTACACATGAGACCAACCACTTCATTTATTTTTATGTGGATAAGATAGCTGTCTTGTTATTCAAATCTGGATGA